The genome window TTCGTTTGCGTCTATGCCACCACTAAGTTACAGTGGTCTgattttgataaatatatgatgaaattatttcaattatattgtGCGCACGGAAATCGCACTTGGCTTCCTCGTTTATGCACCCCGACAGATGCGTGTTTCGCGCACAATTATCCGTTCAATGACCTTGCATATGCAATATGGATATGTAagcatgtacatacatatgtacatatgtacgtatttATAAGAGATACACACATTATTCGTTTTTCGCAatgtttatacaatttataagcTAAGTTGATTGATACATGGCAATTTGCTAATTTTAGGCAAcctaattatatattttgcagacaaaaaaaaacactctcCTGGCCATATTAAAAGACCGATGAATGCATTCATGGTCTGGAGTCAAATGGAACGGAAAAAGATTTGCGAGAGAACACCAGACCTGCATAATGCAGAGATATCTAAGGAATTGGGAAAACGATGGCAGCTCTTGACGAAGGATGATAAGCAGCCATACATTATGGAAGCGGAAAAGCTTCGAAAAAATGCATATGATAGAATAtccaaattacaaatatagGCCACAGAAGAAACAATCGCGCTTATCTGTTTTAAAGCAAAATCAAGATGGAGACAACAACGATATTAAGCATAATGACtcacacaataataatactaatactaataataacaatgataataataatacatcgACCTCGGTCGCAACATGCACTGCCGCCACTGCCGGTCGGAAAAACAAAAGATCTACCTCAACTTGTCAATCTGGTACGATAGCGAAGCGGTCGAGAAACGATTCAGGTGATAACCtcaaacaaaacagcaaccaccacaacaaatacaatataaagaCGGCCTCTGATAACACTGTCGATATTATGATACCATTGGATGAGGATTATTTAAGCTATGCAAATCAGTCGGAATTTCTACCTACGcctaataacaataacaacaatatcaacaacaatagtGAACTGAGTGTTGATGAAATTACAGTTAAATCGGAAAATCTAACTGAGATAAATCCAATCAATACGAACGAGattcttaaatatttgccaatgtTTGAGAGTTTGTCAAAAAGCGAAGACTCATTGCTCGAGGCGAATGTGAATTCCATGGAGTTGCCCACCAATAGCCGAGGTGCTGCTATCCAACATCATGTTTTAAATGTGATCCGCAGCCAAACGGCTTTCGACGATTGCCAGACGTTAAGTGGTGAGCCCGTATCATCCGTATTTGATCCCGAAGAGAAGATTGTGAATGATGCTAATTTGAATTCGGCCAGCCATCACTTACCATCACTCTTTGTGACAGACACTTCACACGAGTGCTATGCCGACGACTGTGCATCGGAAAGTCAGCATCCGCTTCAAtcaacagcgacaacggcgGCGGCGTTCGCCTTCCAACCGCAAACTGTGACCATGAACATTGAAATCCACAATAGTGCGCTTGCGTATGGCGGCCATACATTCCACAATGACGAATTCAATCCGATTCCATCGGCCACCGATGACAGCGATTGCAGCATTCTAACCTCAACACATTCGCCGCACATTGGCTTTGGCAGCAATGGCTTGGTTGATGGTTCCGATGGCATTGTGaacccatcatcatcatccacatATTCCACCTCAACGCATGACTACAGCGGCAATCTTATTGGAGTACACAATGATCTCAACTACCAAGTACATGATAATAATGGAGCTCTGCTAGCATACACATTTGAGGACTTACCACCTCAGCCAACTGGTAGTCATTTAGAGTTTAACACTAATCGATATGAGTTTTCAAGTTTATACAGAATGTGAGCTATCAAAATGtgagaaacaaaaatatttaagcttTGTGTAATTTGTAACTTGTAATTTTGTACTTGTAATTAATGTTTTTACGTTTATAATTATAcaccaaaatatatacatatacataaagatacatatagatattttatatatatacaaatacatcaaaataaatatatatatatatacatcaaTTCCAATGTATAAACGAACAATAAAATTGCTTTGCATAAGATACCAATTATATTCCAATTGGGATAGCAGGAAAACTAGTACCGAAGTGTTCAATAAGTCCATCGCCTTTTATCTATCAACAATTGTCACTTTcgacaattgaaattgatttagaaAACGAACGCAGACGGTTGCAATCGAAAATTCAACCTATCTAgcaatcaaatatatattctatatatttgtttggcaaatttgaatattcaaGAAGAGCATAAACAATCTGGTAAGTTGCCAATTACAGATGTGGCTTAAATAAACACCGCCAACGCCTTAGATTTTTCTTTCCATGTATGTAGAATATAAATTACACATGCCTATGtagaaaaataagaaaattgtgGTTTATAGTAATTtgtgaattaattttattgtactGTGTTTGTGGTGACAAAACACATGCCTGATTTAACTAACAGTTATTCGGATGCCACTGGCTTTTGAAACTTAATCGTTATCGTAATCGTTATCTATACGTTATGCATACGAAAAACTACCGAGCTTTTAAATGCGTTTGCTGATGCTTCTTCAAGTGATCGCTGCGAACGAAGCGTCGGCAACATTGACTGCACGCATAGGGCTTCTCCCCCGTGTGCGTTCGAATGTGCCGATTAAGATCGTCCTGCCGCTTGAAACGTTTCTCGCACTGGCGACAGCGAAACGGGCGATCCTGTACAAAATGGGGCATGCCATAGGTGCCAGGACCATCCTGGGCCGGCAATTGATTGAGTGTGCGTACAATGTCATCTGTAGGCTCGTACTTGACGACTTCGGGATTAGCATTAAAACTAGTTGTCAGTTGTTGGTTGTCAGGTATTGGAGgcggcgctgctgctgcgatctGATATTTGTCACTATGTTCCGGCCGTTCCAGCTTAATGCGCAGCGGTAAGTGCTCAAACCCCGATATATCCGcattctgctgttgctgtgactgATGATTGTGATGATTtagatttgcatttgcattcacATCACTGCCGCTTAGCACGGCCATGAAGTGGAACCCCGAATCGCCCGCATCCGTCGTTGACAGCttttttgttgacttttgcctgctgctactgctactACTTGTCGTAGTGTTGGGCAAGGAACGCTTCGGATTGCTGCTTTTTAGCTGACGATCGTGTGTGGCCAAATGCTTAGTTAGATGATCGCTTCGCGAAAACTTTTTACTGCACTGCACGCACTCAAATGGCTTTTCGCCCGTATGAGTGCGCAAATGACGATTGAGTTCATCTGAACGCGTGAATCCCTTGCCACATTTGGGCTCGGAGCAAACGAATGGTTTGATACCTGTGTGCCACGTGAGATGTGAGCGTAGGTGGGAACTTTTGCCATAGCTTTTCGTGCAATTATCGTACGGGCAAACGAATTTGCGTTTGGGATCCGTGGCATGTGGCGTTGCCATCAGCTTCGATGTTGGCATTATGCGTATCTTAGAATCGCCCATtgcattaaattgcaaattgtccCTACTACTTGatgttaaattgttttcagtCTCTACCgcattatttacattttcgaGATCCAAGGGCCCCGCACTATGCTTCAGATCGCCAAACATTGTGGAGGCTCGTAGTATGACATCGGGAATGGATGCCTGATGTTCATTTGAGTGCATGTTGCCATCGACAATTGTTGGAAAGGAGTGTGTTCGTTGTTGCTTCGTTGCTTCTATCGGCGTTAACGTTGATGTCGTCAGCATTTGAGGTGTGGGCGTGTTTGGAATTACTTGTGACATTACGTTTTTCTGATTTTGTCCGCAGGCTCCTCGATTCTATATAACAGCTTCTGCAAtctaataaaattgtaaacgttacatttttgttttcaaatggGTTTACAATTTGCAATACTTACCAGCACggcaattattaaaaaaaatataagaactATTGGGCGTGGGCGTCGgccatatttataataaaaactgcTTATTGAAAGCACACAGAACGTACACTAactttgtttttgatttatacTACACTCATTTCGAAGACAATACAACTTTTGTGAtgtatagtaaataaaattattatttcatatcatttattttatttatgtcgCACAGAGAAGATAATATTAATGGCTGAGTATTATCGATTATTCGATGACAATGCGAGTATGCTGTTATCGACGAGTACTTAAATTCGACAACACTCAACGCGTCTGGCAAAGGCTTACGAATAAtcgaaattataatattaattttaatttttttttgtattttgtaattactATCTAATTTTTAGATGCATTAataagtataatttaaaagatgttgtttattaatttattgccaAATTTTGGAGGAggatttttatgaatttctttcatataaaaataaaaaatgttaccTTACAAAGCATGTGTGAGCAAGGCATAATGCAATGTGTTTACGCCAAGAGCAACaactttgttttcatttttcgttGTATTATTGTGCTCATAATTTATTTGGGACAACCAGCTCATGCTCCTTAGCTTTttgaaagaaataaacaaaatgcccTACAGTTCAGCAACAGCTGAAGAATCGGCCACTTCATCCACAAAACGTAGCAGCAGCCGACAGCATCGTAAGCCAACCATATGGACAAGGGAAAAGATctacaaattaattgatttgtatCGAGCGTCGGATTGCTTGTGGAATCATTACTCGGAGCTATACAAAAATAAGGACTCTCGTACCAAGGCCATTGATCATATATGCGAATCGCTCGGCATCACAAAGTACGACTATGGCAAGAAAGTGCACAATCTGCgcaatcaattcaattcgGAATTAAAGAAGTACGAGCGTCGCATAAAGAATGCTGAAGGAATTCGAGCCATCTCGCCTAAGAGCTGCCGCTGGGAACACTTCGAGAAGTTAATGTTCCTGCGGCCCATAATTGAAAGACGGCCGGGATATCAACCACAATGCAAGGTAATAAATTTACACCCTGATTGCCATCTGTCTCACAATACATAGAATTGTTGTTCGAACTTTctgcattattttttaaacatatttaaatacataaatatgaaaaattgttgattttaattagTACTGGataatttaaacttttgctttttcagAATTTGGTAAAAAACGATGAATGCAGTACTGCGGAAACACATGTAACAGGAACTGTATCAGGAAGTCAACTGGGGACTGGAAATATCGTACAGCTGGAGCTGTTAAGCGTAGAGGACACAAGCAATAGCAGTGCAAAGGAACAAGCCACTTGTGACTTACAAGTCACTCCAAAGTCTGAAGTTGCTTCCAACCTGTCTACGGACCCTTCAGTCAATGTTCTTCGCAGAGATTCTATAACTATAAAATCTGCCGAAACACCAAACTATTCGAATGCGCACGGACCGGGTCAGCCGAACACAATCCGCGACCAATGGGATGCATTTGGCGAATTAATAGCGAATGAATTTCGCAATTTAAACTCAGCGATTTCACGCAAAAAgttaaaacgaaaaattatgCAAGTTATGCTGGAAGTCGGCGAAGAAgatgatcaaaaatatacgaGCAACAATTGACTTCATACTAATTTGTTAGTTATTTTCCTAAGACTGGCTTTAATATTTTGGTTAAGTGCATTAGGAGGCATTATGTCGCTTAATACATAATTGTATTATCACGATGTGCCTTATCTACCAATAAATCTAACATCAAACTAACAACGCAGAACTAACGATATGAGCAAGAAGCCCTATCATTTCGTCACAACATAGCTATAAACAACGTCACTGTACAATAACGGCAAGTGAGTCATTGCAGGGTCAAAGATTTTTTAAGAATGCAGACGATACTGGGGGGAAGTCATAAATAATGTTTGGTCAATTCCCAATTCATatcattatataaaatttgatgATAACCATTTGTCTTAAAAACCAGCGCATCGCTGAGATCACTAATCAAATtccaaaataaaatgcatgcTTTTTCACAATTGTTTGtactttataaaatatttctgttCATAGATGTTCATTGGGGGTTTCATTCACTCTTTTAACAATATAGTGCAGTTTTGTACAGATTTATATATAGCatagtatttaaaatcaaaCGAAAACAAGTTTAAATCACAAGAAAATGAAGTAAGCTATGTACAAGAATTTATTAATGTAAGTGAACAGTTACTACGACTAATTTACATCTAGAAATCGATCTCTATAAACTTTTTCTCTATGGTTGGAGTTCAGCACAATGTCTATCGTTGGGGCCAGGCGTTTGATGCGTTGTTGAAATCGATCCCGATCCCGTGCGATCTCCTGCCAGGCGCCCTTGCGAGCGGCGCGATAAGCAAAATCCCACGTGTGCATGACATGAACTTTTGGTTTTAGATTGAAACGCACCTATaagtgaaaaatgaaattaaaatgacaaTACAAATTGATGTGTTCCCCCAACAATATTTACCTTCTTTGTAAATTCTTGATCTGCATCCTGCTCTTGGCTGTCGAATTTACAATCATCCGTGTTGTCCGTGGAATTGAAATCAGCTTGGTCATCGAAATTAATGCAATCATCCGGCAGATTGCTGTCGTCCTCGAAGCAGATGAAGCTGTCATCGCTACATTCGGACATGCTGCGTTGTCGTGTTATTTTGCAGGGTGTGTTTTTCGCAGCCGTTGTCCCCATCCCTTGACTTTGGTGATCCGACGTATCTTTGAGGTCCGTGTCGTCCTCGAAGCAGATGAAGCTATCATCGCTACACTCGGAAATGCTACGTTGTCGTGCCAGTTTGCAGGATATGTTCTTAGCAAGAGTTTTTCCAGTACTTGCACATTGTTGATCCGACATATTTTTGAGGTCTGTCTCGTCAGGATCGTGACAAGTATCAAAAGTGTCGTACTGGGGATGCATATCAATAAAGAAATAGCAAAACGATGGCTCGGTGCTCCGAGCAAACTCAATGCTTGTCATAGCCGAATTTGTTGGCATTTGGCAATTGGATGTTGAGCATTGATTCAGAGCCGACTGCACTCGATTCACCACGTCCGCCACAAATTGTAGCGAGTACATCGCTGCCACTAATGGCTCAGGCTGCAAGTTGTTTAGAACCGAACCCGATCCCGATCCCTCCTCTGAAGATGATTTGTCCATCATACGCGACATCGTTATTTCAGAGTCCTGGACTGAAGATGATGAAGCCGTTGTTGTCTGGGAACGTCGCGTTGGCGCCGCGCACCGATAATGTTCGTGTATTGGCGAACTCATGATTCCAATCATTCGAAATAGATGCAACAAATAGTCAGGCAGTAATGTAAAGATGATTGACAAGTAAATGTTTTGCAGctccattaaaataaataattctcTTATGTGCTTCTTGAGTTACTTCGTTGTGAGAATCCATTTTCTTGCGTTTGgttattgttgctgatgttAGATGCATTTTCGTTACACCCAAAGGGTATTATTCATCGCTCGTGTTTGAATAATCCATTGCTAAGCTATGACTGTGTTGTACATACATGCATAATCCAATGTTAAcgatttatattattgttatttatatacatacatccaCTTATGTACATACTATGAAATAGATCAGAACAGTTGCGAAATGTCAGAAGAGTTGAAATGATTCTTAATCCAACCGAATGTTAAAAGTTTCTCTACTAGATTGACCGTTTgaatatgtttgtttgtttgctgatTGCCAGAGTAAATTGCTCAATAtataacaacaattaaattcacACGTTTTCcacaaaataaattccatACTTTTCACCTTgattaagtaaaaaaaattgtgtatgATTGTATTGGTTTCCTTTCATGAAAATAACAGAGTTGCTTGCGGAATTATCGACATCACGTTTTCATTGCCCGCATAAGTTATTCGATTTATAACAAcgattattttaaatttatcgaATATGTCATTGATAACATTGTGAGCtgatttacaaaatattta of Drosophila nasuta strain 15112-1781.00 chromosome 3, ASM2355853v1, whole genome shotgun sequence contains these proteins:
- the LOC132793835 gene encoding zinc finger protein 572, translating into MSQVIPNTPTPQMLTTSTLTPIEATKQQRTHSFPTIVDGNMHSNEHQASIPDVILRASTMFGDLKHSAGPLDLENVNNAVETENNLTSSSRDNLQFNAMGDSKIRIMPTSKLMATPHATDPKRKFVCPYDNCTKSYGKSSHLRSHLTWHTGIKPFVCSEPKCGKGFTRSDELNRHLRTHTGEKPFECVQCSKKFSRSDHLTKHLATHDRQLKSSNPKRSLPNTTTSSSSSSRQKSTKKLSTTDAGDSGFHFMAVLSGSDVNANANLNHHNHQSQQQQNADISGFEHLPLRIKLERPEHSDKYQIAAAAPPPIPDNQQLTTSFNANPEVVKYEPTDDIVRTLNQLPAQDGPGTYGMPHFVQDRPFRCRQCEKRFKRQDDLNRHIRTHTGEKPYACSQCCRRFVRSDHLKKHQQTHLKAR
- the LOC132793836 gene encoding uncharacterized protein LOC132793836, giving the protein MELQNIYLSIIFTLLPDYLLHLFRMIGIMSSPIHEHYRCAAPTRRSQTTTASSSSVQDSEITMSRMMDKSSSEEGSGSGSVLNNLQPEPLVAAMYSLQFVADVVNRVQSALNQCSTSNCQMPTNSAMTSIEFARSTEPSFCYFFIDMHPQYDTFDTCHDPDETDLKNMSDQQCASTGKTLAKNISCKLARQRSISECSDDSFICFEDDTDLKDTSDHQSQGMGTTAAKNTPCKITRQRSMSECSDDSFICFEDDSNLPDDCINFDDQADFNSTDNTDDCKFDSQEQDADQEFTKKVRFNLKPKVHVMHTWDFAYRAARKGAWQEIARDRDRFQQRIKRLAPTIDIVLNSNHREKVYRDRFLDVN
- the LOC132793837 gene encoding uncharacterized protein LOC132793837; the encoded protein is MLLSFLKEINKMPYSSATAEESATSSTKRSSSRQHRKPTIWTREKIYKLIDLYRASDCLWNHYSELYKNKDSRTKAIDHICESLGITKYDYGKKVHNLRNQFNSELKKYERRIKNAEGIRAISPKSCRWEHFEKLMFLRPIIERRPGYQPQCKNLVKNDECSTAETHVTGTVSGSQLGTGNIVQLELLSVEDTSNSSAKEQATCDLQVTPKSEVASNLSTDPSVNVLRRDSITIKSAETPNYSNAHGPGQPNTIRDQWDAFGELIANEFRNLNSAISRKKLKRKIMQVMLEVGEEDDQKYTSNN
- the LOC132793840 gene encoding LOW QUALITY PROTEIN: putative transcription factor SOX-14 (The sequence of the model RefSeq protein was modified relative to this genomic sequence to represent the inferred CDS: deleted 1 base in 1 codon); its protein translation is MDNDDHSTLNRSPTDCGDDNFNLVFGSDRVSINSSTPYSDATQVNKKKHSPGHIKRPMNAFMVWSQMERKKICERTPDLHNAEISKELGKRWQLLTKDDKQPYIMEAEKLRKMHMIEYPNYKYRPQKKQSRLSVLKQNQDGDNNDIKHNDSHNNNTNTNNNNDNNNTSTSVATCTAATAGRKNKRSTSTCQSGTIAKRSRNDSGDNLKQNSNHHNKYNIKTASDNTVDIMIPLDEDYLSYANQSEFLPTPNNNNNNINNNSELSVDEITVKSENLTEINPINTNEILKYLPMFESLSKSEDSLLEANVNSMELPTNSRGAAIQHHVLNVIRSQTAFDDCQTLSGEPVSSVFDPEEKIVNDANLNSASHHLPSLFVTDTSHECYADDCASESQHPLQSTATTAAAFAFQPQTVTMNIEIHNSALAYGGHTFHNDEFNPIPSATDDSDCSILTSTHSPHIGFGSNGLVDGSDGIVNPSSSSTYSTSTHDYSGNLIGVHNDLNYQVHDNNGALLAYTFEDLPPQPTGSHLEFNTNRYEFSSLYRM